One Chitinophagaceae bacterium C216 genomic window carries:
- the atpG gene encoding ATP synthase gamma chain, with amino-acid sequence MAGQLKEVRNRISSVQSMQQITKAMKMVSAAKFRRAQDAIVQMRPYAQKLQSMLSTIVSSSDGDTEMALAQERPIEKVLLIVITSDRGLAGAFNSNVVKLAKSVINEKYQAQFAKGNVTIWNLGKKGYEALTKQGYNTNDTYKDIFLNLSFENVQKISQAAMDAYKQKQFDVIEIVYSQFKNAATQIFTVERFLPIPKAENTQGAVKADFIFEPNKAELITELMPKILNTQLFKAVLDSHASEHGARMTSMDKASENANEMLRSLKLSYNRARQAAITTELTEIVSGAAALQG; translated from the coding sequence ATGGCAGGCCAGTTAAAAGAAGTTCGCAATCGTATATCATCTGTACAAAGTATGCAGCAGATTACCAAAGCTATGAAAATGGTAAGCGCTGCCAAGTTTCGTCGTGCACAAGATGCTATTGTGCAAATGCGTCCTTATGCGCAGAAATTACAAAGTATGCTCAGCACCATCGTAAGCAGTAGCGATGGAGACACTGAAATGGCTTTGGCACAGGAAAGACCCATCGAAAAAGTATTACTGATTGTAATTACCAGTGATCGTGGTCTTGCGGGCGCCTTTAACTCTAATGTAGTGAAGCTGGCCAAATCGGTAATAAACGAAAAATATCAGGCACAGTTTGCGAAAGGTAATGTGACGATCTGGAACTTAGGTAAAAAAGGTTACGAAGCCTTAACAAAACAGGGCTATAATACAAACGATACTTATAAAGATATCTTCCTGAATCTGAGCTTTGAAAATGTGCAGAAGATATCACAGGCCGCAATGGATGCTTATAAACAAAAACAGTTCGACGTCATTGAAATTGTTTACAGCCAGTTTAAGAACGCGGCCACCCAAATCTTTACTGTAGAAAGATTCTTGCCTATTCCCAAAGCTGAAAACACTCAGGGCGCAGTGAAAGCCGATTTCATCTTTGAACCGAACAAGGCAGAATTGATTACAGAACTGATGCCCAAAATCTTGAATACGCAATTATTTAAAGCGGTATTAGACTCTCACGCTTCTGAACACGGAGCACGTATGACATCAATGGATAAAGCAAGCGAAAACGCTAACGAGATGCTGCGTTCATTAAAACTGTCGTACAACCGTGCAAGACAAGCAGCTATTACAACCGAGCTTACAGAAATCGTGAGCGGTGCCGCTGCATTGCAAGGATAA
- the scpB gene encoding Segregation and condensation protein B translates to MEIAELIPHIEALIFASDKPLAALEITDLLNNAFGFMEDKITLDQVESAIEGIKEKYDSDFYPFHVVQSGGGWQFLTKKEYHKTIAQLNGDKFMKRLSGAALETLAIIAYKQPVTKGEIEAIRGVSADYAIQKLLEKELIVISGRNENLPGHPLVYSTSKSFMDYFGINSPEELPKIKEVLADQIVEPTVVNGQQTTEGESDIPSEDGAPLVVSENGELIEATTQDGNEHDARNTSAEESQEHTASTEAIAAESPSPQAADDDLNEVEEADNEAHREGNNDDDADNSEENIDEDEEEDDVEDDASR, encoded by the coding sequence ATGGAAATTGCCGAACTGATTCCGCATATTGAAGCCTTGATTTTTGCAAGCGATAAGCCCCTTGCGGCTTTGGAAATTACCGACTTGCTCAACAATGCTTTTGGCTTCATGGAAGACAAAATCACACTAGATCAAGTGGAGTCGGCAATTGAAGGAATAAAGGAGAAATACGACTCCGATTTTTACCCGTTTCATGTAGTACAAAGCGGTGGTGGCTGGCAGTTCCTCACGAAAAAGGAGTATCACAAAACCATTGCACAGCTGAATGGTGATAAATTCATGAAACGTTTGTCAGGTGCGGCTTTGGAAACATTGGCAATTATTGCCTATAAACAGCCCGTAACCAAAGGGGAAATTGAGGCCATTCGTGGCGTAAGTGCGGATTATGCTATTCAGAAATTGCTGGAGAAAGAACTTATTGTCATAAGCGGTCGCAATGAAAACCTGCCGGGACATCCGCTGGTGTATTCTACCTCAAAATCCTTCATGGATTATTTCGGTATCAACTCGCCTGAAGAACTGCCCAAAATAAAAGAAGTGCTAGCCGATCAGATTGTAGAACCTACTGTAGTAAACGGTCAGCAAACTACCGAAGGAGAAAGCGATATACCATCTGAAGATGGAGCTCCGCTGGTAGTTTCCGAAAACGGAGAACTGATTGAAGCCACTACGCAGGATGGTAACGAGCATGATGCAAGAAATACATCGGCAGAAGAAAGCCAAGAGCACACCGCATCTACCGAAGCCATCGCAGCCGAAAGTCCTTCACCCCAAGCAGCTGATGATGATTTAAACGAGGTAGAAGAGGCCGATAACGAAGCGCATCGTGAAGGAAACAATGATGATGATGCCGATAACTCAGAAGAGAATATTGATGAAGATGAGGAAGAGGACGATGTAGAAGATGATGCTTCAAGATAA
- the lysA gene encoding Diaminopimelate decarboxylase has translation MATELSTALLQQIANEYGTPVYVYDADKIKEQYKRLITAFNTDKVRFFYACKALTNINILKVLKNEGCNIDCSSINEVKLALYAGFEPKNILYTSNGIGFEEIEEAQSLGVIINIDSLSNLEKFGKKFGNSYPVGVRLRPNILAGGHLKISTGHDKSKFGIPVEQLDLLKAVVQQYDIQLTNLHIHTGSDIKDADIFLKGIAVLFDIIPHFPHLKSVDLGGGFKVAYKEDDPYLNIEELAVKVLQAFEAHERTRHLQIWFEPGKFLVSECGYFITKVNVLKETATTTFAGVNSGFNHLIRPMFYDAYHRIENITNPQGAIKEYTVTGNICETDTFAWSRPLPEVREGDLLVFRNAGAYGFEMSSNYNSRFKPAEVLVESGKPRLIRKRDVFEDLLRNQIIDTE, from the coding sequence ATGGCTACAGAATTAAGTACAGCATTATTACAACAAATAGCAAACGAATACGGTACGCCAGTATATGTATACGATGCGGATAAGATAAAAGAACAGTATAAAAGACTTATAACAGCTTTTAATACTGACAAAGTCCGTTTTTTTTATGCATGTAAGGCCCTCACCAATATCAACATATTAAAAGTATTAAAGAATGAGGGTTGTAACATCGACTGCAGTTCTATCAATGAAGTAAAATTGGCTTTATACGCAGGCTTCGAGCCTAAAAATATATTATATACGAGCAACGGCATTGGCTTTGAGGAAATAGAAGAAGCTCAATCGTTGGGTGTCATTATCAATATCGACAGCTTATCGAATTTGGAAAAATTCGGCAAAAAATTCGGTAACAGCTATCCCGTGGGGGTACGATTAAGACCTAACATTCTGGCCGGAGGACATCTCAAAATTTCTACTGGTCATGATAAAAGTAAATTCGGCATTCCGGTAGAGCAATTAGATTTATTAAAAGCCGTCGTACAACAATACGATATTCAACTTACTAATCTGCATATTCATACAGGCAGCGATATCAAAGATGCGGATATATTCCTGAAAGGCATAGCAGTACTGTTTGACATTATTCCTCATTTTCCGCATTTGAAATCGGTAGATTTAGGCGGTGGCTTTAAAGTAGCTTACAAAGAAGATGACCCATATCTGAATATTGAAGAACTAGCAGTAAAGGTATTGCAGGCTTTTGAAGCTCATGAGCGCACTCGTCATCTGCAGATATGGTTTGAGCCCGGCAAATTTCTAGTAAGTGAATGCGGCTACTTTATCACCAAAGTAAATGTACTGAAAGAAACAGCTACTACTACTTTTGCTGGCGTTAATAGCGGTTTTAATCATTTAATACGACCGATGTTCTATGACGCCTATCATCGCATAGAAAACATTACCAATCCGCAGGGTGCTATAAAAGAATATACCGTTACGGGGAATATTTGCGAAACTGATACTTTCGCATGGTCGCGTCCTCTACCCGAAGTGCGAGAAGGCGATTTGCTGGTATTTCGTAATGCAGGCGCTTATGGATTTGAAATGTCTTCCAATTATAACTCACGTTTCAAACCTGCCGAAGTATTGGTGGAAAGCGGAAAGCCCCGTTTGATTCGAAAAAGAGATGTATTCGAAGATCTTTTGAGGAATCAAATCATCGATACCGAATAA
- the iolE_5 gene encoding Inosose dehydratase yields the protein MTTIKGPGIFLAQFLGENPPFNNLESICLWAAEKGFIAVQIPTNDPKIFDLKLAAESTTYADEIKGIVAACGLEISELSTHLQGQLVAVHPAYDDLFDAFAPAELRGNPKARTEWAIQQLKYAAKASQNLGLNAHATFSGSLLWHTFHPWPQRPVGLVEEGFKELARRWLPILNYFDECGVDVCYEIHPGEDLFDGQTYEMFLEKVNNHPRACLLYDPSHFVLQCLDYIQYIDFYHERIKAFHVKDAEFNPTGKQGTFGGYQSWLNRAGRYRSPGDGQVDFKTIFSKLTQYDYKGWAVMEWECCLKHPEDGAREGAAFIKDHIIRVTDKAFDDFAATTNDADFNKKIIGLL from the coding sequence ATGACTACGATAAAAGGTCCGGGTATCTTCTTAGCCCAGTTTCTGGGAGAAAATCCTCCCTTCAATAACCTGGAATCGATTTGTCTGTGGGCGGCCGAAAAAGGATTCATCGCAGTACAAATTCCAACTAACGATCCCAAAATATTTGACTTAAAGCTTGCCGCAGAAAGCACTACCTATGCCGATGAAATCAAAGGCATTGTTGCTGCCTGTGGACTGGAAATTTCGGAATTATCCACGCACTTGCAAGGCCAGCTGGTAGCCGTACATCCGGCATATGACGATCTTTTTGACGCATTCGCTCCAGCTGAATTAAGAGGTAATCCCAAAGCCAGAACCGAATGGGCCATTCAGCAATTAAAATACGCAGCTAAAGCTTCTCAGAATCTGGGATTAAATGCTCATGCCACATTTAGCGGTTCATTATTATGGCACACATTCCATCCATGGCCTCAAAGACCGGTCGGATTAGTAGAAGAAGGCTTTAAAGAATTAGCCAGAAGATGGTTGCCAATCCTCAACTACTTTGACGAATGTGGCGTGGACGTGTGTTACGAAATACATCCGGGCGAAGACCTCTTCGATGGACAGACCTACGAGATGTTTTTGGAAAAGGTGAACAATCATCCAAGAGCGTGCTTGTTATACGATCCTTCCCACTTCGTATTACAGTGCCTGGATTATATTCAATACATCGATTTCTATCACGAACGTATCAAAGCGTTCCATGTAAAAGATGCAGAATTTAATCCAACAGGAAAACAAGGAACTTTTGGTGGATATCAGAGCTGGCTCAATAGAGCGGGACGTTATCGTAGCCCGGGCGATGGTCAGGTAGACTTCAAAACGATATTCTCCAAACTCACCCAATACGATTACAAAGGTTGGGCTGTAATGGAATGGGAATGCTGCCTGAAACATCCAGAAGATGGTGCCCGTGAAGGTGCAGCATTTATCAAAGACCATATCATACGTGTTACTGACAAAGCTTTTGATGACTTTGCAGCAACTACCAACGATGCCGATTTCAATAAGAAAATTATTGGCTTATTGTAA
- a CDS encoding Extracellular exo-alpha-(1->5)-L-arabinofuranosidase, producing the protein MRYLLVLLAAGMLTLGCNSGRTAKHIRTFTNPLLPRGADPYCFYKNGYYYYTHTTGHNLVLWKTKDITDLANAEKTVVWEPPPNTMYSHSIWAPQIHFINGKWYMYFAADNGNNYNHRMYVIENASADPLEGEWVFKGKVADATNKWAIDADVFEHKGSLYMVWSGWEGDENGQQNLYIARMKNPWTIESERVKISSPEYEWEKHGDVKNENVGQVYVNEGPQYLRHKDKIFIVYSASGCWTDYYTLGMLSIDADADLLNPANWKKHPEPVFKAAPENGVYGAGHNSFFKSPDGKEDWILYHANPEPGLGCGRHRSPRAQKFTWNEDGTPNFGKPLSTKTVLQVPSE; encoded by the coding sequence ATGAGATATCTTTTAGTATTATTGGCAGCAGGTATGCTGACGTTGGGATGCAATTCAGGAAGAACTGCTAAACATATAAGGACATTCACCAATCCTTTATTGCCTAGAGGGGCCGATCCTTATTGTTTTTATAAAAATGGTTATTACTACTATACGCATACCACAGGGCACAATTTAGTTTTATGGAAAACTAAGGATATAACTGATTTAGCAAATGCTGAAAAAACGGTGGTATGGGAGCCTCCACCCAATACTATGTATTCGCATAGCATCTGGGCGCCGCAAATCCATTTTATAAATGGTAAATGGTACATGTATTTTGCTGCAGACAATGGTAATAACTATAACCATCGTATGTATGTGATCGAGAATGCATCAGCAGATCCTTTGGAAGGTGAATGGGTATTTAAAGGTAAAGTAGCTGATGCTACCAATAAATGGGCTATAGATGCGGATGTATTCGAACATAAGGGGAGTTTATATATGGTTTGGTCCGGATGGGAAGGCGATGAAAATGGACAACAAAATCTTTATATAGCACGAATGAAGAATCCATGGACTATAGAAAGTGAACGTGTGAAAATATCCAGCCCGGAATATGAGTGGGAAAAGCATGGCGATGTAAAGAATGAGAACGTGGGTCAGGTTTATGTTAATGAGGGGCCTCAGTATTTAAGGCATAAGGATAAAATCTTTATCGTGTATTCGGCAAGTGGATGTTGGACGGATTACTACACTTTGGGCATGTTATCTATAGATGCTGATGCTGATTTACTCAACCCAGCCAATTGGAAAAAACACCCAGAGCCTGTATTTAAAGCCGCTCCCGAAAATGGTGTATATGGCGCAGGGCATAATTCGTTTTTCAAATCTCCGGATGGTAAAGAAGATTGGATTTTGTACCATGCCAATCCTGAACCGGGGTTAGGATGCGGACGTCATAGGTCTCCACGGGCACAGAAGTTTACTTGGAATGAAGACGGTACTCCTAATTTTGGCAAGCCATTGAGCACTAAGACAGTACTACAAGTACCATCAGAATAA
- a CDS encoding Extracellular exo-alpha-(1->5)-L-arabinofuranosidase, giving the protein MKRLLLLALFCVLGVVQLHAQNSRHDNPLMADPTIFYHNGIYYLYGTGPGAHGFKVFTSTDKVHWEDKGMVLKPGESYGEKNFWAPQIFQYKGKFYMAYTASEHIAIAEADSPLGPFTQKVLRPVDSSQRMIDPFILIDGGKIYMYHVRLENANRIFVGELTEDLSTLKHETLKECIYPEANTWEDVENKKWKVTEGPTVIKHKGVYYLLYSGNDFRSPDYAVGYATATNPVGPWKKYEGNPIISRKDIGLNGPGHGDVLIDKDGKMYYVLHVHYSDTSIGPRKTAIVDIRFKKVAKGPDVIEADFSTFRLLKK; this is encoded by the coding sequence ATGAAACGATTGTTACTGCTTGCCCTATTTTGTGTTTTAGGAGTTGTACAATTACATGCTCAAAACTCCAGACACGATAACCCTCTTATGGCCGATCCTACGATTTTCTATCATAATGGTATCTATTATTTATATGGTACCGGACCGGGGGCACATGGATTTAAAGTGTTTACATCTACCGATAAAGTGCACTGGGAGGATAAGGGGATGGTATTAAAACCTGGTGAAAGTTATGGAGAGAAAAACTTCTGGGCCCCTCAGATATTTCAGTATAAAGGAAAGTTTTATATGGCCTATACCGCAAGTGAACATATTGCCATTGCAGAAGCAGATAGCCCGTTGGGCCCGTTTACACAAAAAGTGCTCCGACCAGTAGATAGCTCTCAGCGAATGATTGATCCTTTTATACTTATTGATGGAGGAAAGATTTATATGTATCATGTTCGCTTGGAAAATGCTAATCGCATTTTTGTAGGAGAGTTAACAGAGGATTTGTCCACCCTGAAACACGAAACTTTAAAAGAATGTATCTATCCTGAAGCTAATACGTGGGAAGATGTTGAAAATAAAAAGTGGAAAGTAACGGAAGGACCTACTGTAATAAAACATAAAGGAGTGTATTATTTGCTGTATTCAGGAAATGATTTCAGAAGTCCTGATTATGCTGTGGGATATGCAACAGCTACAAATCCTGTGGGGCCATGGAAAAAATATGAAGGTAATCCTATCATATCGAGGAAAGATATAGGTTTAAATGGTCCCGGACATGGTGATGTTTTAATAGATAAGGATGGAAAGATGTATTACGTTTTGCACGTTCATTATAGTGATACATCCATCGGTCCCAGAAAAACAGCCATTGTTGATATTCGCTTTAAAAAGGTGGCCAAAGGACCTGATGTAATTGAAGCTGATTTTTCTACATTTCGCTTGTTGAAGAAATAA
- the lacZ_6 gene encoding Beta-galactosidase: MKFKMKFTVAAIIAAALGMPVMAQSWKPVEGKIMTPWAEKVNPNRPLPEYPRPQLKRTGNWQNLNGLWKYAITAESQKSFPASYEGHILVPYPIESALSGVGKQVGKSKALWYKTEFTSPNLSKGNQLLLHFGAVDWRADVYVNGKHVGTHEGGFDPFSFNITAYLKKGKKQELVVRVWDPTDEGPQPRGKQVNKPEGIWYTPVTGIWQTVWTEVVPAAYIAATKHTPDVDNKVLKVKADLAGAQVGDVVKFVAYDGAQQIGETTLPSGVEGEIAIANPKLWSPSSPHLYKLKIYLTRGGRQIDYAESYFAMRKSSLKKDANGINRLALNDQFLFQYGPLDQGWWPDGLYTAPTDEALLFDIVKTKEMGFNMIRKHIKLEPARWYYYCDSVGILVWQDMPSGDMGGNKWDMHPGKISGRNHDKQRSSESEAYYRKEWKAIMDAYHNFPSIVVWVPFNEAWGQFKTVEITEWTMNYDPSRLVNSASGGNFFYTGHILDIHNYPDPSMPDPNIFGNGPAALVLGEFGGLGLPIEGHTWQDKNNWGYQSFKNKDELMQRYTRLMKDLKPLISLGLSAAVYTQTTDVEIETNGILTYDRKVVKMPEATLKSLHQELYNVSVK, encoded by the coding sequence ATGAAGTTTAAAATGAAGTTTACGGTAGCTGCTATAATAGCCGCTGCATTAGGAATGCCTGTTATGGCTCAGAGTTGGAAACCTGTCGAAGGGAAAATTATGACCCCTTGGGCTGAAAAAGTAAATCCGAATCGTCCTTTGCCAGAGTATCCCCGCCCACAGTTAAAAAGAACGGGCAACTGGCAAAACCTAAATGGATTATGGAAATATGCAATTACTGCTGAATCTCAGAAGAGTTTTCCCGCGTCGTATGAAGGACATATATTAGTGCCTTATCCCATAGAGTCCGCTTTATCTGGAGTGGGAAAGCAGGTTGGTAAAAGTAAAGCTCTGTGGTACAAAACCGAGTTTACATCGCCTAATTTGTCTAAAGGGAATCAGCTCCTATTGCATTTTGGTGCAGTAGACTGGAGAGCTGATGTATATGTAAATGGAAAACATGTTGGAACGCATGAAGGTGGTTTTGATCCATTTTCTTTCAATATTACTGCTTATCTGAAGAAAGGGAAAAAGCAAGAATTGGTAGTGCGTGTGTGGGATCCTACAGATGAAGGCCCTCAACCTAGAGGAAAGCAGGTAAATAAACCCGAAGGAATCTGGTATACTCCAGTTACCGGTATCTGGCAGACTGTATGGACAGAAGTAGTGCCTGCGGCCTATATTGCCGCAACTAAGCATACACCTGATGTAGATAATAAAGTGCTTAAAGTAAAGGCAGATCTTGCAGGTGCTCAGGTAGGAGATGTTGTAAAATTCGTGGCATATGATGGTGCTCAGCAAATTGGGGAAACCACTTTGCCTTCGGGAGTAGAGGGAGAAATTGCAATTGCTAATCCGAAATTATGGTCACCATCTTCCCCACATTTATATAAACTAAAAATTTATCTCACGCGAGGTGGTCGTCAGATAGATTACGCAGAAAGTTATTTTGCAATGCGTAAATCCTCCCTTAAAAAGGATGCTAATGGCATCAACCGTCTTGCATTGAACGATCAGTTTCTATTTCAATATGGTCCGTTGGATCAGGGATGGTGGCCCGATGGTTTGTATACAGCACCTACTGATGAAGCGCTGTTGTTTGATATAGTAAAAACCAAAGAGATGGGCTTTAATATGATCCGCAAACATATTAAACTGGAACCTGCTCGTTGGTATTATTACTGTGATAGTGTAGGTATTCTGGTATGGCAAGATATGCCCAGCGGTGATATGGGTGGCAATAAATGGGATATGCATCCTGGTAAGATATCCGGTCGTAACCATGATAAACAACGTAGCTCCGAATCGGAAGCATACTACAGGAAAGAGTGGAAAGCAATAATGGATGCCTACCATAACTTCCCCTCTATTGTGGTGTGGGTGCCGTTTAATGAAGCATGGGGGCAGTTTAAAACTGTAGAAATTACAGAGTGGACAATGAATTACGATCCTTCTCGCCTAGTAAATAGTGCTAGTGGGGGTAATTTCTTCTACACTGGGCATATATTGGATATTCATAATTATCCCGATCCCAGCATGCCCGATCCAAATATTTTTGGAAATGGTCCAGCTGCGCTGGTACTGGGCGAGTTTGGAGGATTAGGACTGCCTATTGAAGGGCATACCTGGCAGGATAAAAATAATTGGGGATACCAAAGCTTCAAGAACAAAGACGAATTAATGCAGCGTTACACACGCTTAATGAAAGATTTGAAGCCATTGATTTCATTAGGATTGTCCGCGGCGGTATACACCCAAACTACCGATGTAGAAATAGAAACCAACGGTATTTTGACTTACGATAGAAAAGTAGTGAAGATGCCTGAGGCAACATTGAAAAGCTTACATCAGGAGTTGTATAATGTTTCGGTGAAATAA
- a CDS encoding SusD-like protein P25, with protein MKKLLLILIVVVLLTPSCSKSLLDQMNPNTLTVEEFWKTEADAEKGVNAIYGMFYQDGTWARWIFFRLDLTSDEGFSKSPWIELGDWTRFQYVNYDFWEGNNWTWRDTYKAIFRCNQVLKYVPDIEFSDPTKKERILAQAKFLRAFHYYYAALLWEKIPIVLEPPVDPGVQHPESPLEDVWAQVEKDLNEAVVALPEKWDDANVGRPTKGSAYGMLARTYMQQHKWQQAKTALDYFFTGAGKDLYDLVDFKENFRATQENNKESVFEIQHSNENTGGDCDCVDNNMGSNRPQFFAPRGIGWSDGQARYWLVEEFKKEKTVDGEIDPRLRYSLFYPDLEKDFGDKIYGRSWEWDPDEAWFKKYSRDYYRNNEDYFSEVNNRVIRFADILLMYAEVLNELGQTADAYQYVDRVRQRSKMAPLATKYPSIGNNKDLFRERLKVERALELCGESVRWADLKRWGDLDTQEKVNIVAQRDPDFKNFEVGKHIRLPIPQVEVLNNPYLNQNPKY; from the coding sequence ATGAAAAAGCTTTTATTAATACTTATTGTGGTGGTACTTCTTACTCCATCTTGTAGTAAGAGTCTGCTAGATCAGATGAACCCCAATACGCTTACTGTAGAAGAGTTCTGGAAAACAGAAGCTGATGCGGAAAAGGGAGTGAATGCTATTTATGGCATGTTTTATCAAGATGGTACTTGGGCCCGATGGATTTTCTTCAGATTGGATCTCACATCCGATGAAGGCTTCAGTAAAAGTCCCTGGATAGAGCTGGGAGACTGGACCCGTTTTCAATATGTCAATTATGATTTCTGGGAAGGGAATAACTGGACCTGGCGCGACACCTATAAAGCAATATTCAGATGTAATCAGGTGTTGAAATATGTGCCCGATATTGAGTTTAGCGATCCAACTAAAAAAGAACGGATATTGGCACAAGCAAAATTCTTGAGAGCTTTCCATTATTATTATGCCGCTTTGTTGTGGGAAAAAATACCTATTGTGCTTGAACCTCCGGTTGATCCTGGCGTACAACATCCTGAAAGTCCATTAGAGGATGTATGGGCTCAAGTAGAGAAAGATCTTAATGAGGCTGTAGTGGCTTTACCTGAAAAATGGGATGATGCTAATGTAGGCCGACCCACTAAAGGTTCTGCATATGGTATGCTTGCAAGAACGTACATGCAACAACATAAGTGGCAACAGGCAAAAACCGCTCTAGACTATTTCTTTACAGGGGCAGGCAAGGACTTGTATGACCTGGTAGATTTTAAAGAAAACTTCCGTGCTACTCAGGAAAATAATAAGGAGTCGGTATTTGAAATTCAGCACTCCAACGAAAATACTGGAGGCGATTGTGATTGTGTAGATAATAATATGGGTTCTAACAGGCCTCAGTTTTTCGCTCCAAGAGGTATTGGCTGGAGTGATGGGCAGGCAAGGTACTGGCTAGTTGAAGAGTTTAAAAAAGAAAAAACCGTGGATGGTGAAATTGATCCACGCCTTAGATATTCCTTGTTCTATCCTGATTTGGAAAAGGATTTCGGAGATAAAATATATGGTCGTAGCTGGGAATGGGATCCTGATGAAGCATGGTTTAAGAAATATTCTAGAGATTATTATCGTAATAATGAGGATTACTTCAGTGAGGTGAATAATCGCGTCATCAGATTTGCAGATATCCTATTGATGTATGCTGAGGTATTGAATGAGCTAGGACAAACTGCAGATGCTTATCAGTATGTAGATCGCGTTCGTCAACGCTCTAAAATGGCGCCACTGGCCACAAAATATCCATCAATCGGAAATAATAAGGATTTGTTTAGAGAAAGATTAAAAGTGGAAAGAGCATTGGAACTATGCGGGGAGAGTGTTCGTTGGGCTGATTTAAAGCGTTGGGGCGATTTAGATACACAGGAAAAAGTAAATATAGTAGCACAACGCGACCCTGACTTTAAAAACTTTGAAGTAGGTAAGCATATTCGCCTCCCGATACCACAGGTTGAGGTGCTGAATAACCCCTACCTGAATCAAAATCCCAAATATTAA